A window of Petrotoga miotherma DSM 10691 genomic DNA:
CATCGCCTTTACGCAATTTTATTGAATTAACACCCATTGCGGTTCTTCCCATCTTTCTTACATGGGAAGAGTTGAACATTAATGACATACCTAGCTTTGTCACAACCAACAAATCTCTATCCATTCCATCGAGCAATATCACATCGACAACTGCGTCGTTATCAAGCAGATTGATGGCTCTAATACCCGAAGCTCGTGCACTACTAAACTCTCTCAAAGAAGTTCTCTTCACCTTACCTAGTTTCGTAAAAATGAGAATGTCTTTATCGTAATCTCCATCTAAAGATATGGCAACGATACTTTTTATCTCTTCCCCTTCATTTAAACTGATGAAGTTAGCGATATGTTTGCCTTTTGTGCTTTTCGAACTTGTTTCGATTTCGTAGGCATTTATTTGATACGCTTTACCAGCAGAACTAAATAGCATTAATTTAGATAACTTGTTCGTGTATATGACCTCTTTAACATCATCTTCTTCAGAAATTTTTAATCCTTTTACACCTTTTCCGCCTCTTCCTTGAACCTTGTATTCCGATGAAGGAATGGCTTTGAGGTAACCCCACTTGGTCAAAACTATTACGACATCTTCATCTTGAATCATTTCAACCTCTTGGGCTAAATCTCCTTTGTTGTACAGTATCTCCGTTCTCCTTTTATCTCCAAATTTATTCGCTACTTCATTGAGCTCTTCTTTTACTACTCCCATCAGCCTTTCTTTATTCTGCAGAATATCCATAGCGTTTTCTATATCTTTGTATAGGTTCTTCAGCTCTTCGTTTAAGTTGGTGATTTCAAGTTTTGAAAGGCTAATCAATCTCATATCTGCGATAGCTTTTGCCTGTTCTTCACTTACACCTATCGTTTCGTGAAGGTTCTTCAGAGCTTCCTGAGGATTTTCTGAGTTTCTAATGATCTCAACCACTGTATCGATACCTTGAACGGCTTTAATAAGTCCTTCGACGATATGTGCGCGCTTTCTTGCCTTCTCTAACTCGTACTGTGTTCTTCTTGTTATAACGTTAACCCTGTGGTCCAAAAAACTCTGTAAAAGTCCCTTTAAATTCATCAAAGAGGGCTTTTCGTTATCGATTACATTCATTTGAACGTAAAAATAAGATTGAAGATTCGTGTGCTTGAACAAATCGTTGATCAATCTCTTTATGTTTGCGTTTCTTTTCAGCTCAATTACCAGTCTTATTCCTTCTTTATCGCTCTCATCTCTAACGTCTTTTATCCCCACATCTTTCTTTTGCTCTTTTGCCTTAACCACATATTTTACAATTTGTTCGATGATATCGGTCTTAGAAACGTTGTAAGGGATCTCCTCAAAGATGATAGAGGTTCCTTTACCTTCGTCGTCTATTCTATACTTTCCTCTAATAGTTATCTTTCCTCTCCCTGTTTCATAGAGTTCTTTCAACCCTTCTCCGTCGACAACTTGACCACCGGTTGGGAAATCAGGCCCTTTAATATGTTTCAAAAGATCCTTTACTTCACATTCAGGTTTTTCTATTAACAATTTTAATGCTGAAACAAGCTCGTTTAAATTATGAGGTGGGATATTGGTAGTCATTCCAACGGCTATCCCACTTGCTCCATTCATCAAAAGATTAGGCACCATTGTGGGTAAAACAACAGGTTCACTCAAGGAACCATCGAAATTTTCTCTAAAATCTACAGTTTCTTTCTCGATATCCTTGAGCATATACTCTCCAAGTTCAGGCATACGTGCTTCTGTATACCTCATAGCTGCAGGAGGATCGCCGTCTATCGAGCCAAAATTTCCCTGTGCCTCAACCAACGGATACCTCATAGTGAAAGGTTGTCCCATTCTAACTAAGGCATCATAAATAGCCGCATCTCCGTGGGGATGATACTTACCCATCACCTCACCAACGATACGGGCATTTTTTTTGAATGAAGAGTTATGTTTCAACCCTAATTCGCTCATAGAGTAAAGTATTCTTCTCTGAACAGGTTTCAACCCATCTCTAACATCGGGTATAGCCCTGCTTACAATAACGCTTAAAGAATAAAGTAAGTAAGAAGTTTTTAATTCTTCAGTAAAATCTTTGATAAATATTTTATCGCCCATCTCTTGGTATTACCTCCATTAAGAAATCTTTGAACCAGCTTCAACATCTTTATCTACTGTGAGTATGCTCAAATTACCGTTTCCATCTTTAGCCGCTAAAAGCATACCTTCAGATAATTCCCCCATCAATTTGGCGGGTTTTAGGTTGGCGATGATTATTATCTTCTTACCAACTAAATCTTCAGGTGAATAAAAGTTTTTGATGCCTGCGATAACTTGTCTTTCACCCATCTGTCCTAAATCAAGATGTAATCGAAGCAATTTGTTGGATTTTTCGATATTTTCTGCCTTTACTACTTTGGCAACTCTTAAGTCGATCTTTTTAAAATCCTCTATTTCTACTATATTTTGAACGTTTTCACTTTCCGACATTACTTCGCCCTCCTTGTTGATATTTACGGTTTTAATTATTCTCTTCCAACTCTTCACGTCGATTCTTTGAAATATGGGATCACCTTTCACAACTTTAACTCCACTGTGTAAAAGGCCCTTTTCAAGGCTCTCTCGATTTAAAACTTCCAAACCATAACCTATCTTTTTTAACATCGTTTCGGAAGTGTCAGGCATAACTGGATAAATCAAAATAGAAATAATTCGAATAACGTCGAGTAAATTGTATAAAACGGTGGACAATCTATCTTTCTCATTTGGATCATTCCCCAAGATCCAAGGCTCAGTTAAATCTATGTATTTATTAGAAAAACGTATGATTTCCCATAGATTTTCAAGTGCTTGTG
This region includes:
- the gyrA gene encoding DNA gyrase subunit A, with protein sequence MGDKIFIKDFTEELKTSYLLYSLSVIVSRAIPDVRDGLKPVQRRILYSMSELGLKHNSSFKKNARIVGEVMGKYHPHGDAAIYDALVRMGQPFTMRYPLVEAQGNFGSIDGDPPAAMRYTEARMPELGEYMLKDIEKETVDFRENFDGSLSEPVVLPTMVPNLLMNGASGIAVGMTTNIPPHNLNELVSALKLLIEKPECEVKDLLKHIKGPDFPTGGQVVDGEGLKELYETGRGKITIRGKYRIDDEGKGTSIIFEEIPYNVSKTDIIEQIVKYVVKAKEQKKDVGIKDVRDESDKEGIRLVIELKRNANIKRLINDLFKHTNLQSYFYVQMNVIDNEKPSLMNLKGLLQSFLDHRVNVITRRTQYELEKARKRAHIVEGLIKAVQGIDTVVEIIRNSENPQEALKNLHETIGVSEEQAKAIADMRLISLSKLEITNLNEELKNLYKDIENAMDILQNKERLMGVVKEELNEVANKFGDKRRTEILYNKGDLAQEVEMIQDEDVVIVLTKWGYLKAIPSSEYKVQGRGGKGVKGLKISEEDDVKEVIYTNKLSKLMLFSSAGKAYQINAYEIETSSKSTKGKHIANFISLNEGEEIKSIVAISLDGDYDKDILIFTKLGKVKRTSLREFSSARASGIRAINLLDNDAVVDVILLDGMDRDLLVVTKLGMSLMFNSSHVRKMGRTAMGVNSIKLRKGDEVINVVKAEEGKKLLLITERGYGKRALFRSYKPQNRGGIGVKTVRDISKIGPIVSTMSVEDGRDILIFTKKGKAIRVNVNNINVLGRITQGVIIVRLDRDDSVVGAIEVQANDEE